In one Salipiger abyssi genomic region, the following are encoded:
- a CDS encoding hydantoinase/oxoprolinase family protein, translating to MTDELTGAFAGIDVGGTFTDLVFYDSRASAVKLAKVPTTLDNQATGVLAALDAASVDAAALDLIVHGTTTTTNAVLERRLCKTGLITTQGFRDVLELGRRTRPHAYGMTGQFRPIIPRDLRLEIPERLLADGSVYLPLDEDALRVALSELVEKGCEALVIHFLHAYANPAHEIRAGEIAREIWPNGNITLGHALISESREYERGVTAAVNASVQPLLRRYVERLADRLSERGYGRDLLVMNGNGGMVSARVVAEEAAKTVMSGPASGVMAAAYTGRRAGIPDLLTYDMGGTSTDVAMIRGADPAVSHEIEIEYAMPIHVPMVDVRTVGAGGGSIARVDAAGLLQVGPESAGSVPGPICYGKGGTEPTISDANMLLGRMNPERLNTGADGVSLETIRAAFAETLGDRLGLDATESAAAVLRIATAKMADAVRMVSVSLGEDPRDFALFAFGGAGPLHACAIARELGVPRVLVPARPGITNALGCIVADLRHDYVATVNRPLDTCDMGEVHAIFARQTEEGRAAIARERVEIAELRVTHSVEMRFIGQTHLLRVPLASATPSRADLQALFEDAYFRRFQVRLPEIRPALVNLNTSVIGRRPEIDLSALIDAAGRKARLAEAQTGTRRVYFEGWTDTPVYWRDHLPPEAILTGPAIVEQMDCTLVLEPGDRAAQDGDGNLIVTVAGRS from the coding sequence ATGACAGACGAACTGACCGGCGCCTTTGCCGGGATCGACGTGGGCGGCACCTTCACCGATCTGGTGTTCTATGACAGCCGCGCCTCGGCGGTGAAACTCGCCAAGGTGCCGACCACGCTGGACAATCAGGCGACGGGGGTGCTGGCGGCGCTGGATGCGGCCTCGGTCGATGCCGCCGCGCTGGATCTCATCGTGCACGGCACCACCACCACCACCAACGCGGTGCTGGAGCGGCGGCTCTGCAAGACCGGGCTGATCACCACCCAAGGGTTCCGCGACGTGCTGGAGCTCGGTCGCCGCACAAGGCCGCATGCCTATGGCATGACCGGCCAGTTCCGTCCGATCATCCCGCGCGATCTGCGGCTGGAGATCCCCGAGCGGCTGCTGGCCGATGGCAGCGTCTATCTGCCGCTCGACGAGGACGCCCTGCGCGTGGCCTTGTCTGAACTCGTGGAAAAGGGCTGCGAGGCGCTGGTGATCCATTTTCTGCACGCCTATGCCAACCCCGCGCATGAGATCCGCGCCGGAGAGATCGCCCGCGAGATCTGGCCCAACGGCAATATCACCCTCGGGCACGCGCTGATCTCCGAGAGTCGCGAATACGAGCGCGGGGTGACGGCGGCGGTCAACGCCTCGGTCCAGCCGCTGCTGCGCCGCTATGTGGAGCGGCTGGCCGACCGGCTGTCGGAGCGCGGTTACGGGCGCGACCTGCTGGTGATGAACGGCAATGGCGGCATGGTCTCGGCACGGGTGGTGGCCGAGGAGGCCGCCAAGACGGTGATGTCCGGCCCCGCCTCGGGTGTGATGGCGGCGGCCTATACCGGGCGGCGCGCGGGCATCCCCGATCTGCTGACCTATGACATGGGCGGCACCTCCACCGATGTGGCGATGATCCGCGGCGCCGACCCGGCGGTGAGCCATGAGATCGAGATCGAATACGCCATGCCGATCCATGTGCCCATGGTCGATGTGCGCACCGTGGGTGCCGGCGGCGGCTCCATTGCGCGGGTCGATGCGGCGGGGCTGTTGCAGGTCGGGCCGGAGAGCGCCGGCTCGGTGCCCGGGCCGATCTGCTACGGCAAGGGCGGCACGGAACCGACAATCTCGGATGCCAATATGTTGCTGGGACGGATGAACCCGGAGCGGCTGAACACCGGCGCGGATGGGGTGTCGCTGGAGACGATCCGCGCCGCCTTTGCCGAAACGCTCGGCGACCGGCTGGGGCTCGATGCGACAGAGTCGGCGGCGGCGGTGCTGCGCATCGCCACGGCGAAGATGGCCGATGCGGTGCGCATGGTCTCGGTCTCGCTCGGCGAAGACCCGCGCGATTTTGCGCTCTTCGCCTTCGGCGGCGCCGGGCCGCTGCATGCCTGCGCCATCGCCCGCGAGCTGGGTGTGCCACGCGTGCTGGTGCCCGCGCGCCCGGGCATCACCAACGCTCTGGGCTGCATCGTCGCCGATCTGCGCCACGATTACGTCGCCACGGTGAACAGGCCGCTCGATACCTGCGACATGGGCGAGGTGCATGCGATCTTCGCCCGCCAGACCGAGGAGGGCCGCGCCGCCATCGCCCGCGAGCGGGTGGAGATCGCCGAGCTGCGGGTGACCCATTCGGTCGAGATGCGCTTCATCGGCCAGACCCATCTGCTGCGCGTGCCGCTCGCCTCCGCGACGCCCTCGCGCGCCGATCTGCAAGCGCTTTTCGAAGACGCCTATTTCCGCCGCTTCCAGGTGCGCCTGCCCGAGATCCGCCCGGCGCTGGTCAATCTCAACACCTCGGTGATCGGTCGCCGCCCCGAGATCGACCTCTCTGCGCTGATCGACGCGGCGGGCCGCAAGGCCAGGCTGGCCGAGGCGCAGACCGGCACGCGCAGGGTCTATTTCGAGGGCTGGACCGACACGCCGGTCTATTGGCGCGATCACCTGCCGCCCGAGGCCATCCTCACCGGCCCGGCGATTGTCGAGCAGATGGATTGCACGCTGGTGCTGGAACCGGGCGACCGCGCCGCCCAGGATGGCGACGGCAATCTGATCGTCACCGTCGCGGGGCGCTCATGA
- a CDS encoding molybdopterin-dependent oxidoreductase, translating into MSLDAPQGHIGFTLNGAEITVPADSTARLSEVLREVAGAKDVKIGCNAGDCGACTVLIDGAPVCACLMAAGQVQGHIVETQSGLAAEDPHARRLVRSFQRHQAAQCGICTPGMMVSAVALLRSGAALSEESVADALGGVLCRCTGYRKIVAAVLDASGTEPLTEGGVGAPIARLDGGPKLSGEERFGDDVAPTDALVVRVIRSPYHRAAFRFGDLEAFRAANGLDLILTAADIPGENRFGVIPGFEDQPVFAEGEARFKGEAVAAVVGTQEALDAMAAFPVAWEERPAILTPEGAESAAQLHESRAENVMCRGYVARGDADAALKGAAHVVSGRFSTGFIEHGYIEPEAASARRVGDRIEISCCTQAPYMNRDGLATIMGLPPDAVRILPTAVGGGFGSKLDLTAQPYVALAAWHLNRPARITYTRSESISTSTKRHPSDMVMEIGADADGRIVGARFDGVFNTGAYASWGPTVANRVPIHASGPYRTPNYQAKSAGIHTNTAPAGAFRGFGVPQSAVAQEQLYDMLAERLGLDRLEFRRRNCLVNGDPTVTGQVFETGMGIDACLDALKPHWDRAQAEVAAFNASHEDRKRGIGVAAGWYGCGNTSMSNPSTIRAGVTPEGTLMLHQGAVDIGQGSNTVITQIFAEALGVPVTAVTRVGPDTDITPDAGKTSASRQTYISGNAARLCGAALRAQILRLGNVSDAAEIAFSGEGILLTDAGTTVRVELPPGEPYALEAIESYDPPTTPLDPNGQGDPYAVFGTAAQICELEVDLALGTVQLRRIVAAHDVGKAINPLLVEGQIEGGVAQGIGMALMEEFLPGRTENLHDYLIPTIGDVPPIDTLIVESGDAHGPYGAKGLGEHCLIPTAPAVLNAIAHATGARIHHLPATPDKIRAAILSGTT; encoded by the coding sequence ATGTCGCTTGATGCGCCGCAGGGTCATATCGGCTTCACCCTCAACGGCGCCGAGATCACCGTGCCCGCCGACAGCACGGCCCGGCTCTCGGAGGTGCTGCGCGAGGTGGCCGGGGCGAAGGATGTCAAGATCGGCTGCAACGCCGGCGATTGCGGCGCCTGCACGGTTCTGATCGACGGCGCGCCGGTCTGTGCCTGCCTGATGGCCGCCGGGCAGGTGCAGGGCCATATCGTGGAAACGCAATCCGGTCTCGCGGCGGAGGATCCGCATGCGCGCCGTCTCGTGCGCAGCTTTCAGCGCCATCAGGCGGCGCAATGTGGAATCTGCACGCCGGGCATGATGGTCTCGGCGGTGGCGCTGCTGCGCTCCGGCGCGGCGCTGAGCGAAGAGAGCGTCGCGGATGCGCTCGGCGGCGTGCTCTGCCGCTGTACGGGGTATCGCAAGATCGTTGCCGCGGTACTCGATGCGTCCGGCACCGAACCGCTGACCGAGGGCGGCGTGGGCGCACCCATCGCCCGGCTCGACGGCGGGCCGAAACTCTCGGGCGAAGAGCGCTTCGGCGACGATGTGGCGCCCACTGATGCGCTGGTGGTCCGGGTGATCCGCTCGCCCTATCACCGGGCGGCGTTCCGCTTCGGCGATCTTGAGGCGTTTCGCGCGGCCAACGGGCTCGACCTGATCCTAACCGCCGCCGACATCCCCGGCGAGAACCGTTTCGGCGTCATCCCCGGCTTCGAGGACCAGCCGGTCTTTGCCGAGGGCGAGGCGCGGTTCAAGGGCGAGGCGGTGGCGGCGGTGGTCGGCACCCAGGAGGCGCTCGACGCCATGGCGGCGTTTCCGGTCGCGTGGGAGGAACGGCCCGCGATCCTCACCCCGGAGGGCGCCGAGAGCGCCGCGCAACTGCACGAGAGCCGCGCCGAAAACGTCATGTGCCGGGGCTATGTGGCACGCGGCGATGCCGATGCGGCGCTGAAAGGCGCCGCGCATGTGGTCTCGGGCCGCTTCTCCACCGGCTTCATCGAGCATGGCTATATCGAACCCGAGGCGGCCTCGGCCCGCCGGGTCGGCGACCGCATCGAGATTTCCTGCTGCACCCAGGCGCCCTATATGAACCGCGACGGTCTCGCGACGATCATGGGGCTGCCGCCCGACGCGGTGCGCATCCTGCCCACGGCGGTGGGCGGCGGCTTCGGCTCCAAGCTGGACCTCACCGCGCAGCCCTATGTGGCGCTGGCCGCCTGGCATCTGAACCGCCCGGCGCGCATCACCTATACCCGCAGCGAGTCGATCTCGACCTCGACCAAACGCCACCCCTCGGACATGGTGATGGAGATCGGCGCCGATGCCGATGGCCGTATCGTGGGGGCGCGCTTTGACGGGGTGTTCAACACCGGCGCCTATGCGAGCTGGGGGCCGACCGTGGCGAACCGCGTGCCGATCCACGCCAGCGGGCCGTACCGGACGCCGAACTATCAGGCGAAAAGCGCGGGGATTCATACCAATACCGCGCCCGCCGGGGCCTTTCGCGGCTTCGGCGTGCCGCAATCGGCAGTGGCGCAGGAACAGCTCTATGACATGCTGGCCGAGAGGCTGGGGCTCGACCGGCTGGAGTTCCGTCGCCGCAACTGCCTGGTGAACGGCGACCCGACGGTGACCGGGCAGGTGTTCGAGACCGGCATGGGGATCGACGCCTGTCTCGACGCGCTGAAACCGCATTGGGACAGGGCGCAAGCCGAGGTGGCGGCGTTCAACGCCAGCCACGAGGACCGCAAGCGCGGCATCGGCGTGGCGGCGGGCTGGTACGGCTGCGGCAACACCTCGATGTCGAACCCCTCGACGATCCGCGCGGGCGTCACCCCCGAGGGGACGCTGATGCTGCATCAGGGCGCGGTGGATATCGGGCAGGGCTCCAACACCGTGATCACCCAGATCTTTGCCGAAGCCCTGGGCGTGCCGGTTACTGCCGTGACGCGGGTGGGGCCGGATACCGACATCACCCCCGATGCGGGCAAGACCTCCGCCAGCCGCCAGACCTATATTTCCGGCAATGCCGCCCGGCTTTGCGGCGCGGCGCTCCGGGCGCAGATCCTGCGGCTGGGCAATGTCTCGGACGCCGCCGAGATCGCCTTCTCCGGCGAGGGCATCCTGCTTACTGATGCGGGTACAACGGTGAGGGTCGAGCTGCCGCCGGGGGAGCCTTATGCGCTGGAGGCTATCGAAAGCTACGACCCGCCGACCACGCCGCTCGATCCGAACGGGCAGGGCGACCCTTATGCGGTCTTCGGCACCGCCGCGCAGATCTGCGAACTGGAGGTCGATCTGGCGCTCGGCACCGTGCAACTGCGGCGCATCGTGGCGGCGCATGACGTCGGCAAGGCGATCAACCCTCTGCTGGTCGAGGGCCAGATCGAGGGCGGCGTGGCGCAGGGCATCGGCATGGCGCTGATGGAGGAATTCCTGCCGGGCCGCACCGAGAACCTGCACGATTACCTCATCCCCACCATCGGCGACGTGCCCCCTATCGACACGCTGATCGTCGAGAGCGGCGATGCGCACGGGCCGTACGGCGCCAAGGGGCTGGGCGAGCATTGCCTGATCCCCACCGCGCCCGCCGTGCTGAACGCCATCGCCCATGCCACGGGCGCGCGCATCCACCATCTGCCCGCGACCCCGGACAAGATCCGCGCGGCCATCCTGTCGGGGACCACATGA
- a CDS encoding UPF0280 family protein: MSFREAPIVRMARDGRMRLTHGPIDVIVTAEGPESAAKAALRRAHEAFEPVLHDLCAELPRLRAAHGPAPRGAVALRMQSATDLFAPAFVTPMAAVAGSVADHILAATLVPGHGLARAHVNNGGDIALWTGSAPLRLAICEDPQTGAPGARASIAPGDGIGGVATSGWRGRSHSLGIADAVTVLAPDAARADAAATLIANVVDLPGHPAITRMPASTLAPDSDLGDRPVTTGVGALTAREARRALDAGRVLAEDYIRRGLIRAACLALAGERVALGTAIAKEEPAHA, from the coding sequence ATGAGCTTTCGCGAGGCCCCCATCGTGCGGATGGCCCGTGACGGGCGGATGCGGCTGACCCATGGCCCGATCGACGTGATCGTGACGGCAGAAGGCCCCGAAAGCGCGGCCAAAGCCGCCCTGCGGCGCGCGCATGAGGCCTTTGAACCGGTGCTCCACGATCTCTGCGCCGAGCTGCCCCGGCTGCGCGCGGCGCATGGTCCCGCGCCGCGTGGCGCCGTGGCGCTGCGGATGCAGAGCGCCACCGATCTCTTCGCGCCCGCCTTCGTGACACCGATGGCGGCAGTGGCGGGATCGGTGGCCGATCATATCCTGGCGGCGACGCTGGTGCCCGGTCACGGACTCGCCCGCGCGCACGTGAACAATGGTGGCGACATCGCGCTCTGGACCGGATCCGCGCCGCTGCGGCTGGCGATCTGCGAAGACCCGCAGACCGGCGCGCCCGGCGCCCGCGCCAGCATCGCGCCCGGCGATGGCATCGGCGGCGTGGCTACCAGCGGCTGGCGCGGGCGTTCGCACTCGCTGGGCATTGCCGACGCGGTCACCGTGCTGGCGCCCGACGCCGCGCGGGCCGATGCCGCCGCCACGCTGATCGCCAACGTGGTGGACCTGCCCGGCCACCCCGCCATCACCCGGATGCCCGCAAGCACCCTCGCCCCCGACAGCGATCTGGGCGACCGGCCTGTGACCACCGGCGTGGGCGCGCTCACCGCCCGCGAGGCGCGGCGCGCGCTGGACGCGGGCCGCGTGCTGGCCGAAGACTATATCCGCCGGGGCCTGATCCGCGCCGCCTGCCTTGCGCTGGCGGGCGAGCGGGTGGCCCTCGGCACCGCCATTGCCAAGGAGGAGCCCGCCCATGCCTGA
- a CDS encoding 6-hydroxynicotinate reductase, with translation MCYIAEGRAGACDRYANEGGELVRLDPLTILENREDVALVPFLDREWDGDIVSGDEAFITAVGSGTTYPDYKPAPFIVASKAADADMITVVTEGIFSYCGAKVKIDTDRHLGSECAWVRAEGEVIGHVTTSEYGSQMLSLGGVNHLTGGSKKEGRATCSALLALCNGESVALSIDNGAELEIAAGQAPVVNGQREERMRVGCGSATVGMFAAQWQGLVDEVVVVDDHITGVMSEHQAGKVIGWPATGIKINGRRSTPGRYFQVAEPGTGWGGTDLSDPLEILGAWKPGIAWPGLSLLMVSTTGEHAAYFELNEDLVPVEKEMPERLLPSVRRIEDNCEPSLASVLFMAGAGGSLRSGVTENPVSLTRSVQSRLTRVTCGGAPVMIWPGGGITFMSDVTQMPKNAFGYVPTPALVAPIEFTMRREDYQALGGHMDYVMPLEEALKGVTGRQSDHRLSGRRAETRKSGSPWPVSREPAK, from the coding sequence ATGTGCTACATCGCCGAGGGCCGCGCCGGCGCCTGCGACCGCTATGCCAACGAGGGCGGCGAACTGGTCCGGCTCGACCCGCTGACCATTCTGGAAAACCGCGAGGACGTGGCGCTGGTGCCCTTTCTCGACCGCGAATGGGACGGCGATATCGTCTCGGGCGACGAGGCTTTCATCACCGCCGTGGGCTCCGGCACGACCTATCCCGATTACAAGCCCGCGCCGTTCATCGTCGCCTCCAAAGCGGCGGATGCCGACATGATCACCGTGGTGACCGAGGGGATCTTTTCCTATTGCGGCGCCAAGGTGAAGATCGACACCGACCGGCATCTGGGCAGCGAATGCGCCTGGGTGCGCGCCGAGGGTGAGGTGATCGGCCATGTCACCACCTCGGAATACGGCAGCCAGATGCTGAGCCTCGGCGGGGTCAACCACCTCACCGGCGGCTCCAAGAAGGAGGGGCGCGCGACCTGCTCGGCCCTGCTGGCGCTGTGTAATGGCGAAAGCGTCGCGCTGAGCATCGACAATGGCGCCGAGCTGGAGATCGCCGCCGGACAGGCGCCTGTGGTCAATGGCCAGCGCGAGGAGCGCATGCGCGTCGGCTGCGGCTCGGCCACGGTGGGCATGTTCGCGGCGCAGTGGCAGGGGCTGGTCGACGAGGTTGTCGTGGTCGACGATCATATCACCGGCGTGATGTCGGAACATCAGGCGGGCAAGGTCATCGGCTGGCCCGCCACCGGGATCAAGATCAACGGGCGGCGCTCGACGCCGGGGCGCTATTTCCAGGTGGCCGAGCCCGGCACCGGCTGGGGCGGCACCGATCTCTCCGATCCGCTGGAGATTCTCGGCGCGTGGAAACCCGGCATCGCCTGGCCCGGACTGTCGCTGCTCATGGTCTCGACCACCGGCGAGCACGCCGCCTATTTCGAGCTGAACGAGGATCTCGTGCCGGTCGAGAAAGAGATGCCCGAGCGGCTGCTGCCTTCGGTCCGGCGGATCGAGGATAATTGCGAGCCGTCGCTCGCCTCGGTGCTGTTCATGGCGGGCGCCGGCGGCTCGCTGCGCTCGGGCGTGACCGAGAACCCGGTGAGCCTCACGCGCTCGGTGCAGTCGCGGCTGACCCGGGTGACCTGCGGCGGCGCGCCGGTGATGATCTGGCCCGGCGGCGGCATCACCTTCATGTCGGACGTGACGCAGATGCCGAAAAACGCCTTTGGCTACGTGCCCACCCCGGCGCTTGTGGCACCCATCGAGTTCACCATGCGGCGCGAGGATTATCAGGCGCTTGGCGGGCATATGGACTATGTGATGCCGCTGGAGGAGGCGCTGAAGGGCGTCACCGGGCGGCAGAGCGATCACCGGCTCTCGGGCCGCCGCGCCGAGACTCGCAAATCGGGCAGCCCCTGGCCTGTCAGCCGGGAGCCCGCAAAATGA
- a CDS encoding FAD binding domain-containing protein gives MPPAELVDLTGVAELVGVTREAEGWRIGGATTWSALLRADLPPLFDGLKAAAREVGSVQIQNAGTVAGNLCNASPAADGVPTLLALDAEVGLASAAGTRRLPLAEFITGPRATLLEAGEILAEIFITNAGGCSAFLKLGARKYLVISIAMVAAVIEAEASRITRARIAVGACAPVAQRLPALESMLYGKNVFQLTEIVSEYPFSELTPIGDVRAPAVYRDDAVRTLVARAITTAMEQEAAHVA, from the coding sequence GTGCCGCCGGCCGAGCTGGTCGACCTGACCGGGGTGGCGGAACTCGTCGGCGTGACGCGCGAGGCGGAGGGCTGGCGCATCGGCGGGGCGACCACATGGAGCGCGCTGCTGCGCGCCGATCTGCCGCCGCTTTTCGATGGGCTGAAAGCCGCCGCGCGCGAGGTCGGATCGGTGCAGATCCAGAACGCGGGCACGGTGGCGGGCAATCTCTGCAACGCCTCTCCGGCGGCGGATGGCGTGCCGACGCTGCTGGCGCTTGATGCCGAGGTCGGGCTGGCCTCTGCGGCGGGCACAAGGCGCCTGCCGCTTGCGGAATTCATCACCGGTCCGCGCGCGACGCTGCTGGAGGCAGGGGAGATCCTGGCGGAGATTTTTATCACGAATGCAGGAGGATGCAGCGCATTCCTCAAGTTGGGTGCGAGGAAATATCTTGTGATCTCCATCGCCATGGTCGCGGCGGTGATCGAGGCCGAGGCGAGCCGCATCACCCGCGCCCGCATCGCCGTGGGCGCCTGCGCACCGGTGGCGCAGCGATTGCCTGCTCTCGAGTCAATGCTTTACGGGAAGAATGTTTTTCAACTAACTGAAATCGTGAGTGAATACCCGTTTTCAGAGCTGACGCCCATTGGCGATGTCCGGGCGCCTGCGGTGTATCGTGACGACGCCGTGCGCACGCTCGTCGCCCGCGCCATTACCACAGCCATGGAACAGGAGGCCGCTCATGTCGCTTGA